A genomic stretch from Vibrio cortegadensis includes:
- a CDS encoding thioredoxin domain-containing protein, whose translation MFKLISRLSALVLASLLLLGCSENSVPQEGSQFQRLPNDVSSYDVAPLTEVFSLSCGHCRKMENFIPQIESLTSQKVDKLHVTFNENAQIAAMIYYTAVMQLDTTPDHAFMDELFAAVQMGEGSTNTERQAAIENAFKTRDLVSPYQLNKEQQATLFTYLEKAQHVSVAGEINSVPTFIVKGKYQVLTAGHDNIEAISHTISYLLTQP comes from the coding sequence ATGTTTAAATTAATCTCAAGATTGTCAGCACTTGTTCTTGCTAGCTTATTATTACTTGGCTGCTCAGAAAACAGTGTCCCTCAAGAAGGTTCTCAATTTCAAAGACTTCCAAATGATGTTAGCAGCTATGATGTCGCCCCTTTAACTGAAGTATTCTCCCTTTCCTGCGGACACTGCCGTAAAATGGAAAACTTTATACCTCAGATAGAATCTTTGACTTCTCAAAAAGTTGATAAGCTACATGTTACTTTTAATGAGAATGCTCAAATTGCAGCAATGATCTACTACACCGCCGTTATGCAGTTAGACACCACACCTGATCACGCATTTATGGATGAACTCTTTGCAGCCGTACAAATGGGTGAAGGTTCGACAAATACAGAGCGTCAAGCCGCTATTGAAAATGCCTTCAAAACTCGTGATCTTGTAAGCCCTTACCAACTAAATAAAGAGCAACAGGCCACGCTATTTACTTACTTAGAAAAAGCTCAACACGTATCGGTTGCTGGCGAAATCAATTCTGTACCAACTTTTATTGTTAAAGGAAAGTACCAAGTATTGACCGCTGGACATGACAACATTGAAGCTATCTCTCACACCATCTCTTACCTTCTGACTCAACCATAA
- a CDS encoding FKBP-type peptidyl-prolyl cis-trans isomerase, with translation MTKFVFPIIIFLLAGFFIYRTWNNHKAADINFQIGQDFLVENGKKEGVITTESGLQYQVLQEGTGTEHPTAKSRVKVHYHGTLMDGTVFDSSVERNEPIAFGLNQVIKGWTEGVQYMVEGEKIRLFVPSTLGYGKSGSGPIPPATVLIFDIELLEIQ, from the coding sequence ATGACTAAGTTTGTATTCCCAATTATCATTTTCCTACTTGCTGGATTCTTTATTTATCGCACATGGAATAATCACAAAGCTGCTGATATCAACTTTCAAATTGGCCAAGATTTCTTGGTAGAAAATGGAAAGAAAGAAGGGGTAATCACAACGGAAAGTGGCCTGCAATACCAAGTGTTACAAGAAGGTACTGGAACTGAGCACCCAACAGCTAAAAGCCGCGTGAAAGTGCATTATCATGGCACCCTAATGGATGGTACTGTCTTTGATAGCTCTGTAGAACGAAATGAGCCAATCGCATTTGGTCTTAATCAAGTCATTAAAGGCTGGACAGAGGGTGTGCAGTATATGGTTGAAGGTGAAAAGATTCGCCTGTTTGTACCAAGCACCTTAGGCTACGGAAAAAGTGGTTCTGGCCCAATTCCGCCAGCAACGGTACTTATCTTCGATATTGAACTGCTTGAGATTCAATAA
- a CDS encoding LysR family transcriptional regulator: MKNFDVNLLRVLAVLLEERSVTAAAARLYLSQSAVSKQLAKLRETFNDPLFERVAKGLHPTPKALALQPSIHEILRRIDQLAIPTEFEPEKSQRTFNFDLVESAYAATYSRFMPSLLKQAPGISINSRTWSDESLHRLLRCEIDFAIGIYEWDERAKSHYMTIPDELRYVELARDYSVCLMRKGHPALNEEWNIETFLKYRHLEVTIGGVSGWLLKEVLDLERKKLDSAVNVSDLQSAIALCEQSDLLMCYPASAVKMLIKNNSLVAKPLPVQLEPGGYSLLWHRHFDNDPSHKWLRELIIDLASGDISSSDWGF, from the coding sequence GTGAAGAACTTTGATGTGAATTTATTACGAGTATTAGCGGTACTACTAGAAGAGCGAAGTGTAACCGCTGCCGCTGCACGACTGTACCTTAGTCAGTCTGCGGTCAGTAAGCAGTTAGCAAAGCTAAGAGAAACCTTTAATGATCCCCTGTTTGAGCGGGTTGCTAAAGGTTTGCATCCCACACCGAAAGCATTAGCACTGCAACCCAGTATTCATGAAATTTTACGTCGTATTGATCAGCTTGCTATTCCAACTGAGTTTGAACCTGAAAAAAGCCAGCGAACTTTCAATTTTGATTTAGTTGAAAGTGCTTATGCCGCAACCTATTCCCGTTTTATGCCGAGTCTTCTTAAGCAAGCCCCAGGGATCAGCATTAATAGCCGAACTTGGAGTGACGAGAGTTTACATCGCTTATTGAGGTGCGAAATTGATTTTGCCATTGGAATTTACGAGTGGGATGAGCGCGCAAAATCTCACTACATGACGATTCCAGATGAACTTCGCTATGTTGAACTTGCTCGTGACTATTCTGTTTGTTTGATGCGAAAGGGGCATCCTGCACTAAATGAAGAGTGGAATATAGAAACGTTTTTGAAATATAGGCATTTAGAAGTGACTATCGGTGGTGTCAGTGGATGGCTGCTTAAAGAGGTGCTCGATCTTGAACGCAAGAAGCTAGATAGTGCGGTGAATGTGTCTGATCTTCAAAGCGCCATTGCTTTGTGTGAACAGAGTGATCTTTTGATGTGCTATCCGGCGTCTGCTGTGAAGATGTTAATCAAAAATAATAGTCTGGTGGCAAAACCTTTGCCGGTTCAATTAGAGCCGGGTGGTTATTCGCTGTTATGGCATCGACATTTTGATAATGATCCTAGCCACAAATGGCTACGTGAATTAATTATCGATTTGGCATCTGGTGATATTTCGTCATCAGATTGGGGGTTTTGA
- a CDS encoding DEAD/DEAH box helicase: MPFSKLGLSDPILKAVAELGYKTPTPIQEKAIPTVLTGKNLIAAAQTGTGKTASFVLPLLEMLSNRGPVRAKRIRALILTPTRELAIQISKNIEEYGKYLDIKSMAMYGGVDYAPQKQRLIEGVDILVSTPGRLIDLYGQRAVHFDEVETLVLDEADRMLDMGFIEDINKIIARLPQDIQNLLFSATLSNPVRDLAKSAINDAEEISIAKHSASKSNISQWLVAVDKDKKSALLSHLITDGEWDQALIFIETKHGAAKLVSQLEKRGIKAEAIHSGRSQQVRAQVLEQFKAGKVKFLVATGVAARGIDIDNLSRVVNYDLPYPADDYIHRIGRTGRASAVGEAISLVSRDNFKNLCMIESRLGHLITRKEIEGFVPSKELPISILNYVPKHKRNTENNDSAPRPNKRRR; the protein is encoded by the coding sequence ATGCCATTCTCCAAACTTGGATTAAGCGATCCGATTTTAAAAGCAGTAGCTGAACTAGGCTATAAAACCCCAACGCCAATTCAAGAAAAAGCGATACCAACGGTACTAACAGGAAAAAACCTGATTGCAGCAGCCCAAACGGGTACGGGTAAGACGGCGAGCTTTGTATTGCCATTACTTGAAATGCTAAGTAACCGTGGACCTGTAAGAGCAAAACGCATTCGAGCGCTTATTCTTACCCCAACTCGCGAATTAGCGATTCAGATTAGCAAAAATATCGAAGAGTACGGTAAATACTTAGATATTAAATCGATGGCGATGTATGGCGGAGTGGACTACGCACCTCAGAAACAGCGTCTTATCGAAGGTGTCGATATTCTGGTTTCAACACCAGGCCGTTTGATCGATCTTTATGGTCAGCGCGCGGTTCATTTTGATGAAGTAGAAACTCTGGTTCTTGATGAAGCAGATCGCATGTTGGATATGGGTTTTATTGAAGATATCAATAAAATCATCGCTCGTTTACCACAAGATATCCAAAATTTACTGTTCTCAGCTACCTTATCGAATCCTGTAAGAGATCTTGCTAAATCGGCTATTAATGATGCTGAAGAGATTTCTATTGCTAAGCATAGCGCTTCAAAATCCAACATCAGTCAATGGCTAGTCGCGGTAGACAAAGATAAGAAATCAGCACTTCTCAGCCATTTAATTACCGATGGTGAATGGGACCAAGCTCTTATCTTTATCGAGACTAAGCATGGAGCAGCCAAACTTGTCAGCCAACTTGAAAAGCGTGGGATTAAAGCAGAAGCGATTCATAGTGGCCGAAGCCAACAAGTGCGAGCACAAGTGTTAGAACAATTTAAAGCGGGCAAAGTGAAGTTCCTTGTTGCGACCGGCGTGGCTGCTCGTGGTATCGACATTGATAACCTCAGCCGAGTGGTAAACTATGATCTTCCTTATCCGGCTGATGACTACATCCACCGTATTGGCCGAACGGGTCGTGCAAGTGCTGTAGGTGAAGCGATCTCTTTAGTTTCCAGAGATAACTTCAAGAATCTTTGTATGATTGAAAGTCGTTTAGGGCATTTAATCACTCGTAAAGAAATTGAAGGGTTTGTCCCAAGCAAAGAGCTACCAATTTCAATATTAAATTATGTTCCCAAGCATAAGCGTAATACAGAGAATAACGATTCGGCACCTAGACCAAATAAGCGTCGACGTTAA